One genomic segment of Virgibacillus doumboii includes these proteins:
- a CDS encoding immunoglobulin-like domain-containing protein, which produces MKRCLSFLFCLAIGLTLLAGCGGNGNSAETTDWEPTIYETVNNFDGVTMIVKKETVSSTGLTVTFKNTSDKQYTYGDPFLLEKKIKGSWYQVPIALDDNYGFNDIGYDLAPSDVSEWTVDWDWLYGNLKTGEYRIVKDVLDVKKPGDYDTHHLAAKFTID; this is translated from the coding sequence ATGAAAAGATGTTTAAGTTTTTTATTTTGTTTAGCAATAGGTTTGACACTTTTAGCAGGATGCGGAGGTAATGGTAATTCAGCTGAAACAACTGACTGGGAACCTACAATATATGAAACTGTCAACAACTTTGATGGAGTAACTATGATAGTAAAGAAAGAAACAGTTTCCTCTACTGGATTGACGGTAACATTTAAGAATACCTCCGACAAGCAATACACTTACGGCGACCCTTTTTTGTTAGAAAAGAAAATCAAGGGAAGTTGGTATCAAGTCCCAATTGCACTTGATGATAACTACGGATTTAATGATATTGGTTATGACTTGGCTCCTTCAGATGTCAGCGAATGGACAGTTGATTGGGATTGGCTCTATGGAAATCTGAAAACTGGTGAATACCGTATAGTGAAAGATGTACTGGATGTTAAAAAACCAGGGGACTATGATACGCACCATTTGGCAGCGAAGTTTACAATTGATTAA
- a CDS encoding LL-diaminopimelate aminotransferase translates to MAFVSEKVKNLPPYLFSEFQRRKKELEADGVDVIDLGIGAPDLPTPDFVVDKLAEESRIAANHRYSTYSGSVEFREAVADFYQKQYGVSLDPDSEVLTVIGSKEGIANLMHATLNPGDAVLVPDPGYPVYRKAVHLAGGESIPLPLDAENNYVPLYDYVDDTTLKRAKLMLLNYPSNPTAATVNFDTFLEAITFSVKNNLLLVHDAAYDMVTYNGYKAPSVMQVDGAKEHAVEFGSLSKSFNMTGWRIGYVVGNKEVIKALATFKSNIDTCQFLPIQKAAAAALRSDFSAVAANNKIYQKRMETLYAAFQKLGMKADKPNGTIFLWAKVPDGYTSMSFADKLLNDCGVIVTPGNAFGSRGEGYIRIALTVTTDRLNEVISRMEKANFKEVAN, encoded by the coding sequence ATGGCTTTTGTTTCCGAAAAGGTTAAGAATTTGCCGCCTTACTTATTTTCTGAGTTTCAGCGGAGGAAAAAGGAACTGGAAGCGGATGGTGTGGATGTAATCGATTTGGGTATTGGTGCACCGGATTTACCAACGCCTGATTTTGTTGTTGATAAGCTGGCTGAGGAATCCAGGATTGCGGCTAATCATCGCTATTCAACGTATAGCGGTAGTGTGGAGTTCAGGGAAGCTGTAGCAGATTTTTACCAAAAGCAATATGGCGTGAGCCTTGATCCGGATTCGGAAGTTTTAACGGTCATCGGGTCAAAAGAAGGAATTGCCAACTTGATGCATGCAACGCTTAATCCGGGTGATGCTGTACTCGTTCCTGATCCCGGCTATCCGGTTTATCGCAAGGCTGTCCATCTGGCCGGGGGAGAAAGTATTCCACTCCCGCTTGATGCTGAAAATAACTATGTACCACTGTATGATTATGTGGACGATACTACTTTGAAGCGGGCAAAATTAATGCTTTTAAATTACCCAAGTAATCCGACCGCCGCAACGGTTAATTTCGACACTTTTTTGGAAGCGATTACATTTTCCGTAAAAAATAATCTGTTGCTTGTTCATGATGCTGCATATGACATGGTCACTTATAACGGGTATAAAGCTCCAAGTGTGATGCAGGTTGACGGGGCAAAAGAACATGCAGTGGAATTTGGATCGTTGTCAAAAAGCTTTAACATGACCGGCTGGCGAATCGGTTATGTCGTTGGCAACAAAGAGGTTATAAAGGCATTGGCCACCTTTAAGAGCAACATTGATACATGTCAGTTTCTCCCCATTCAAAAAGCTGCTGCCGCTGCACTGAGAAGTGATTTCTCGGCAGTGGCGGCAAACAATAAAATTTACCAGAAACGAATGGAGACGCTGTATGCCGCTTTTCAAAAACTCGGTATGAAAGCGGATAAACCGAATGGCACGATTTTTCTCTGGGCAAAGGTTCCGGATGGATACACCTCCATGTCATTTGCGGATAAACTGCTGAATGACTGTGGTGTTATCGTCACACCGGGAAATGCCTTTGGTTCGCGTGGTGAGGGCTATATTCGGATAGCACTTACGGTTACAACCGACCGGTTAAACGAAGTAATCAGCCGGATGGAAAAAGCCAATTTTAAGGAGGTGGCAAATTAA
- a CDS encoding saccharopine dehydrogenase family protein — protein sequence MKIGVLGSGLMGKEAARDLAGSEGVTAVGLADIDLERAQQVCDQLNSSKLKAYQVNASDEQELAGYMQQFDVIINALFYSFNEIVAKTAIQVGVNSVDLGGHIGHITDKVLALKDDAQAAGVTLIPDLGVAPGMINILSGHGASKLDELEEIKIYVGGIPVRPEPPFEYNHVFSMEGVFDHYTDPALIIRNGVKQEIEALTEVERIHFEKFGPLEAFHTSGGTSTLPISYPNVDTLEYKTIRYPGHAEKFKLLVDLNLTRMDYEVDVKGQKINPREVLLKVLDPIVDLKDKDDAVLLRVKVTGEKDGQPKTYEYEMTTYKDRETNVTAMARATANTISAVAQMIGNGTITKRGVYPPEQCVPGEVYMKEMAKRGVNILESGSTEKEHVNI from the coding sequence ATGAAAATAGGTGTATTAGGATCTGGATTAATGGGGAAAGAAGCAGCACGAGATCTGGCAGGAAGTGAAGGTGTGACAGCTGTCGGCCTGGCCGATATAGATTTGGAAAGAGCGCAACAGGTTTGTGATCAGTTAAATTCTTCTAAACTAAAAGCCTATCAGGTAAATGCCAGCGATGAACAGGAACTGGCCGGTTATATGCAGCAGTTTGATGTGATTATTAACGCGTTATTTTACTCATTCAATGAGATAGTTGCCAAAACAGCAATCCAGGTAGGGGTCAATTCAGTCGACTTGGGCGGTCATATCGGGCATATTACCGATAAAGTGCTTGCCCTGAAAGACGATGCACAGGCTGCTGGAGTAACGCTGATTCCTGACTTGGGTGTTGCACCGGGAATGATTAATATTCTTTCCGGACACGGCGCAAGTAAACTGGACGAATTGGAAGAAATCAAAATATATGTAGGGGGAATTCCGGTAAGACCGGAACCGCCGTTTGAATACAATCATGTTTTTTCCATGGAGGGTGTATTTGATCACTATACAGACCCGGCATTGATTATCCGTAATGGGGTTAAACAGGAAATCGAGGCCTTAACCGAGGTTGAGCGCATTCATTTTGAGAAATTCGGACCTTTGGAGGCCTTTCATACGTCGGGAGGAACATCAACACTGCCGATTTCCTATCCGAATGTAGATACATTGGAATATAAAACAATCCGCTATCCGGGCCATGCGGAAAAGTTCAAGCTTCTCGTTGATCTTAACTTAACCCGGATGGATTATGAGGTTGATGTAAAAGGGCAAAAAATAAACCCTAGAGAAGTACTGTTAAAAGTTCTTGATCCGATTGTCGATCTAAAGGATAAGGATGACGCGGTACTGTTAAGGGTAAAGGTTACCGGTGAAAAAGACGGTCAGCCAAAAACATACGAGTATGAAATGACAACCTATAAAGACAGGGAAACAAATGTAACTGCAATGGCACGTGCAACAGCCAACACCATTTCAGCGGTTGCGCAAATGATCGGAAATGGCACAATAACAAAGCGGGGTGTCTACCCGCCGGAGCAATGTGTTCCAGGTGAAGTCTACATGAAGGAAATGGCTAAAAGAGGCGTGAATATCCTGGAATCAGGAAGTACCGAAAAAGAACATGTAAACATTTAG
- a CDS encoding DUF3870 domain-containing protein has product MNTVFIAGHARLPSGMAAKSMYETLTITAEIDKKYGVIVTANCTLATEHGRDFVQQLLRGHSLQDGIDKPVEEVKGHYLGKAGNALASALKDLYKQYEHYMEHDN; this is encoded by the coding sequence ATGAATACTGTTTTTATTGCCGGGCATGCCAGACTGCCTTCAGGGATGGCAGCTAAAAGTATGTACGAAACGTTAACGATAACAGCTGAAATTGATAAAAAATACGGTGTGATTGTAACAGCTAATTGTACACTAGCAACAGAACACGGAAGAGATTTTGTCCAGCAGCTATTAAGAGGGCATAGTCTCCAGGATGGAATTGATAAACCTGTCGAGGAAGTGAAGGGTCATTATTTGGGTAAGGCCGGTAATGCACTTGCATCGGCATTGAAAGATTTATATAAGCAGTATGAGCATTATATGGAACATGATAATTAA
- a CDS encoding thiamine pyrophosphate-binding protein translates to MTTVTARTAKTLTAAQAIVECINIEGIKDVFCVPGESYLPVLDALYDEANIHVISARHESGAAFMAEAYAKSSLKPGVVLATRGVGAANLSIGVHTAYQDSTPMVVLLGQVHSKFRGREGFQEVDLDQYFKHIAKWAVEVNEPERMPELVQRAFRIAQTGRPGPVVISLPEDVLSVEAEMEFGPATVKPRPAPSRQEAAAVEELLSTAKKPLIIAGGGIKSSQAEESLLAFAEKYSLPVMAAFRRHDSFPNDHPLYVGHLGLGTNKEILKTAEDADVILALGTRLSEVTTQDYKLISSEQKLIHIDICYETIGKVYAPDIGIVADIGEALHALRQMNVTCTWDSWVKERHHAYENISSLNVSHNDVINKHIMALMERTLSNDALLTNDAGNFAGWLHAFYPFKEKHTYVGPTSGAMGYGMPAALGAKLAHPEKKVVSLSGDGGFMMTAQELETAVRYNIPVICLVFNNQMYGTIRMHQEIHYPEKVVATDLGSVSFKQLAISVGADGYQVETADEFAEAFKMALQNNRPAVIEILTEKEQISVSSTITDLRNRATK, encoded by the coding sequence ATGACAACTGTGACAGCACGAACAGCTAAGACACTGACCGCAGCACAGGCCATCGTGGAATGTATAAACATTGAGGGGATAAAGGACGTGTTTTGTGTTCCCGGTGAAAGTTATTTGCCCGTATTGGACGCCCTTTATGATGAAGCGAACATCCACGTTATCTCAGCAAGGCACGAAAGCGGTGCGGCCTTTATGGCGGAAGCTTATGCAAAGTCATCACTGAAGCCTGGAGTAGTGCTTGCTACCCGCGGGGTTGGTGCTGCCAATCTATCAATCGGCGTCCATACAGCCTACCAGGATTCCACACCAATGGTAGTTTTGTTAGGGCAGGTACATAGCAAGTTCCGGGGTCGAGAAGGGTTTCAGGAAGTTGATCTGGACCAATATTTTAAGCACATTGCCAAGTGGGCAGTGGAAGTTAATGAACCGGAGCGAATGCCTGAACTTGTCCAGCGTGCATTTCGGATTGCACAGACGGGAAGGCCGGGGCCGGTAGTCATATCATTGCCGGAAGATGTTTTATCGGTTGAAGCCGAAATGGAGTTTGGGCCGGCTACAGTTAAGCCGCGACCTGCGCCATCCCGGCAAGAAGCAGCTGCTGTGGAAGAGTTGCTTTCGACAGCTAAGAAGCCGTTAATTATTGCGGGAGGCGGAATCAAAAGTTCGCAGGCGGAGGAAAGTCTTCTGGCGTTTGCAGAAAAGTACTCTTTACCGGTAATGGCGGCTTTTCGAAGGCATGACTCTTTTCCAAATGATCACCCACTGTATGTCGGGCACCTTGGTCTTGGGACAAATAAAGAAATTTTAAAAACAGCGGAAGATGCTGATGTGATTTTAGCGCTTGGTACACGGCTATCGGAAGTAACAACACAGGATTATAAGCTTATTTCATCAGAACAGAAACTGATCCATATCGATATCTGCTATGAAACCATCGGTAAAGTTTATGCGCCCGACATTGGGATTGTAGCTGATATAGGTGAAGCGTTACATGCGTTGCGTCAGATGAATGTTACATGTACATGGGATAGCTGGGTAAAGGAGCGGCATCATGCCTATGAAAATATCAGCAGTCTCAATGTTTCGCATAATGATGTCATCAACAAGCATATTATGGCATTGATGGAAAGAACATTGTCCAATGATGCCCTGCTGACAAATGATGCAGGAAACTTTGCCGGCTGGCTCCATGCATTTTATCCGTTTAAAGAAAAGCATACGTATGTCGGGCCAACATCGGGGGCGATGGGATATGGAATGCCAGCAGCACTTGGAGCAAAACTGGCACATCCCGAAAAAAAGGTAGTTTCCCTGTCCGGAGATGGCGGGTTCATGATGACCGCACAGGAACTGGAAACAGCAGTAAGATATAACATTCCGGTAATTTGCCTCGTATTTAACAATCAAATGTATGGAACCATTCGCATGCATCAGGAAATCCATTATCCTGAGAAAGTTGTCGCAACTGACCTCGGAAGTGTTTCATTTAAACAATTGGCTATAAGCGTTGGTGCGGATGGCTATCAGGTAGAAACTGCTGATGAATTTGCGGAAGCTTTCAAAATGGCATTGCAAAACAACCGGCCTGCTGTCATTGAGATTTTAACCGAGAAAGAACAGATTTCCGTATCATCCACGATTACAGATTTGCGTAATCGTGCCACTAAATAG
- a CDS encoding aldehyde dehydrogenase family protein → MAQSLLKTEKLKNFINGDWVDVSESAAVVNPANGETIVDVPLSGSEDVNTAVEAAKKAQKEWALVPAPQRAEVLLKVGQMMKDRKERLSRLLTMENGKVLEEARGEVQEGIDMAFYMAGEGRRMFGHTTPAELPNKFSMSQRCPVGVVGIITPWNFPIAIATWKSFPAIVAGNAVIWKPATETPIMAHELAKIFEEAGLPKGVLNVVFGKGSAVGDAMVHHDAIRVISFTGSNDTGRNIAGECGKQLKKVSLEMGGKNAIIVMDDADLDLAVEGILWSAFGTSGQRCTAASRVIVHEDVKERLEERLLVEMEKLTIGDGLDESIKVGPIINEGGLDKIKKYIQIGKEEGAKMLAGGYVMDEGDLAKGHYFAPTLFTDCTSEMRISQEEIFGPVVSLIPVKSFEEAIEVNNGVTFGLSSSIFTTDANRVFKAQRDLDTGIVYVNAGTTGAEIHLPFGGTKGTGNGHRDSGVQALDVFTEWKAVYVDYSGKLQRAQIDV, encoded by the coding sequence ATGGCTCAAAGCTTACTCAAGACAGAAAAGCTTAAAAACTTTATAAACGGTGATTGGGTAGATGTATCGGAGTCCGCAGCAGTCGTAAATCCGGCAAATGGAGAAACAATTGTCGATGTTCCGCTGTCTGGCAGTGAAGATGTTAATACTGCAGTTGAGGCTGCCAAAAAAGCTCAAAAAGAATGGGCACTGGTACCGGCGCCACAACGAGCCGAAGTATTACTGAAAGTCGGCCAGATGATGAAAGACCGCAAAGAGCGACTTTCACGGTTGTTGACGATGGAAAATGGAAAGGTGCTTGAAGAGGCACGCGGTGAAGTACAGGAAGGGATCGATATGGCCTTTTACATGGCTGGTGAGGGCCGTCGTATGTTTGGACACACAACACCGGCAGAATTGCCAAATAAATTTTCCATGAGCCAGCGCTGCCCGGTTGGTGTTGTTGGAATCATTACACCATGGAACTTCCCGATTGCCATTGCAACATGGAAGTCATTCCCGGCGATTGTTGCAGGTAATGCAGTTATTTGGAAGCCGGCAACTGAGACACCGATAATGGCACATGAACTTGCGAAGATTTTTGAAGAGGCAGGATTGCCAAAAGGTGTATTGAATGTTGTTTTCGGTAAAGGGTCCGCCGTTGGGGATGCGATGGTTCATCATGACGCTATCCGGGTTATTTCATTTACCGGATCAAATGATACAGGACGCAATATTGCCGGTGAGTGCGGCAAACAGTTGAAAAAGGTATCCCTTGAGATGGGCGGTAAAAACGCTATTATCGTGATGGATGATGCTGATCTGGATTTGGCTGTGGAAGGGATTCTCTGGAGTGCATTCGGTACAAGCGGTCAGCGCTGTACCGCGGCAAGCAGGGTCATCGTCCATGAAGATGTGAAAGAACGATTGGAAGAGCGGCTGCTTGTCGAAATGGAGAAACTGACAATCGGTGATGGTTTAGATGAGTCCATTAAGGTGGGACCAATCATTAATGAAGGCGGTCTCGATAAAATTAAAAAATATATCCAGATCGGAAAAGAAGAAGGAGCCAAAATGCTTGCCGGCGGATATGTGATGGATGAAGGTGATCTTGCAAAAGGGCATTATTTTGCTCCGACGTTGTTTACGGATTGTACATCGGAAATGCGTATCTCGCAGGAAGAAATCTTTGGACCTGTCGTTTCACTGATTCCGGTTAAAAGTTTTGAGGAAGCAATCGAAGTGAATAACGGTGTGACATTCGGATTATCAAGCTCGATTTTCACAACGGATGCCAACCGTGTGTTCAAGGCACAGCGTGATCTGGATACAGGAATTGTTTACGTAAACGCAGGAACAACCGGAGCCGAGATTCACTTGCCATTCGGCGGCACAAAAGGAACAGGTAACGGACACCGCGACTCCGGCGTGCAGGCACTTGATGTGTTTACCGAATGGAAAGCAGTGTATGTCGACTACAGCGGTAAACTGCAACGGGCGCAGATTGATGTTTGA
- a CDS encoding NAD-dependent succinate-semialdehyde dehydrogenase: MFEKETKSIFIDGTWRDVNSDKTETIYNPATLEPITDVANGGANETTEAIEAASKAFKVWSGMTGRERSRILYKAHELMMDDAERLGEILTTEQGKPLKEAIGEVKGAANFLLWYAEEASRAYGEWIPSSIKSKRLLVIPQPVGVVGAITPWNFPSSMITRKIGPALAAGCTVVLKPAPETPLSAIEIVKILEKAGMPNGVVNLITGDAEAIGNTMLKSKDVKLITFTGSTKVGKYLMRESSNHVKKLSLELGGHAPIIVFDDADIDKAVSLALASKFRNNGQTCICANRIYVHESVQEAFNKKLKEKVTELKVGAGNEDGTKLGPLINKQALQKVEKHLADAKANGAEVVTGGDKWDGGLDGYFYQPTILANVTDEMLIMNEETFGPLMPVQVFNDEDNVIDKANDTDYGLAAYIFTETTSRAIRVSENLEYGIVGVNDVFPAVAEAPFGGIKQSGIGKEGGHHGMDEFMEMKYISMGIN, translated from the coding sequence ATGTTTGAAAAAGAAACGAAAAGTATTTTTATTGATGGAACGTGGCGCGACGTAAATTCCGACAAGACGGAAACAATCTACAATCCGGCAACACTCGAACCGATAACCGATGTCGCAAACGGTGGAGCAAATGAAACGACCGAAGCAATCGAAGCCGCTTCAAAAGCCTTTAAAGTCTGGAGCGGAATGACCGGCCGGGAACGTTCACGAATTTTATACAAGGCACATGAACTAATGATGGATGATGCAGAACGTCTCGGGGAAATTTTGACGACGGAGCAGGGTAAACCGCTCAAAGAAGCAATCGGCGAAGTAAAAGGCGCAGCCAACTTCCTGCTGTGGTATGCCGAGGAAGCAAGCAGAGCATATGGAGAATGGATCCCTTCCTCCATTAAATCCAAGCGCCTGCTTGTCATTCCGCAGCCGGTTGGTGTCGTGGGAGCAATCACTCCGTGGAACTTCCCGTCATCAATGATTACCCGCAAAATTGGACCGGCACTTGCTGCGGGCTGTACTGTTGTGCTGAAGCCAGCACCGGAAACACCATTGTCGGCGATTGAAATCGTGAAAATCCTGGAAAAAGCCGGCATGCCAAATGGTGTTGTTAATCTAATTACTGGTGATGCAGAAGCAATTGGAAATACGATGCTGAAGAGTAAAGATGTCAAACTGATAACCTTTACCGGTTCCACTAAGGTCGGAAAATATCTGATGCGTGAAAGTTCCAACCATGTAAAAAAATTATCGCTTGAACTTGGAGGTCATGCTCCGATTATTGTTTTTGATGATGCGGATATAGATAAGGCCGTGTCATTAGCACTTGCCAGCAAATTCAGGAATAACGGCCAGACATGTATTTGCGCAAACCGGATCTATGTACATGAATCCGTTCAGGAAGCCTTCAACAAAAAACTGAAAGAAAAAGTCACCGAGCTTAAAGTCGGAGCTGGAAACGAGGATGGAACCAAACTCGGTCCATTAATTAACAAGCAGGCATTACAAAAGGTTGAGAAACACCTTGCCGATGCGAAAGCAAACGGTGCGGAAGTCGTTACTGGCGGTGACAAATGGGATGGCGGACTGGACGGTTATTTCTATCAGCCTACTATTCTGGCTAATGTGACCGATGAAATGCTCATCATGAATGAGGAAACATTCGGCCCGCTCATGCCGGTACAGGTTTTCAATGATGAAGACAACGTCATCGACAAAGCAAATGATACCGACTACGGACTTGCAGCATACATTTTCACCGAAACTACCAGCCGTGCTATACGTGTATCCGAAAATCTGGAATACGGGATTGTTGGGGTTAACGACGTCTTCCCTGCTGTCGCAGAAGCTCCATTTGGCGGTATTAAGCAATCGGGTATAGGAAAAGAAGGCGGACACCATGGCATGGATGAATTCATGGAAATGAAATATATATCAATGGGAATAAATTAA
- a CDS encoding acyl-CoA dehydrogenase family protein codes for MDFNFSEEQMMLRNTVRSFVDKEIMPNAAEWDRAGKFDPSIMKKLADLGLMGVCIPEEYGGSGMDYNSLAIVCEELERGDTAFRTAVSVHTGLNSMSILQWGTEEQKQKYLVPQAKGEKVGAFGLTEPAAGSDVASLQSTAVKDGDYYILNGQKTWISLCDTADHFLVFAYTDKEKNHHGISAFIVERTWEGFSSKATKGKLGIRSGNTGELFFDNVKVPKENLLGEEGEGFKIAMASLDNGRFTVAAGAVGQIRACLEASVKYCHERETFGKSIGKHQLVKQMLANMEAGLQMSSLLVYRAGEMKNEGKRNTRETSLAKWQACDFANKAADDAVQVHGAYGYSDEYPVERYLRNSKAPVIYEGTREVHTIMQADYVLGYRQDKQLNKMLPAWDKK; via the coding sequence ATGGATTTTAATTTTTCAGAAGAACAAATGATGCTAAGAAATACTGTACGAAGCTTTGTTGATAAAGAAATCATGCCGAACGCAGCCGAGTGGGACCGTGCAGGAAAATTTGACCCCTCTATTATGAAGAAACTGGCTGACCTCGGTCTGATGGGGGTTTGTATCCCTGAGGAATATGGCGGCAGCGGCATGGATTATAATTCACTGGCTATTGTTTGTGAGGAATTGGAGCGTGGTGATACAGCATTCCGCACAGCAGTCTCCGTCCATACCGGGCTGAACAGCATGTCCATTTTACAATGGGGTACCGAAGAACAGAAACAGAAATACCTTGTCCCCCAGGCAAAAGGTGAAAAAGTTGGTGCGTTTGGATTAACTGAACCTGCTGCAGGATCAGATGTCGCTTCACTTCAGTCCACAGCTGTTAAAGATGGTGATTACTACATTTTAAATGGACAAAAAACGTGGATTTCCTTATGTGACACGGCCGACCATTTCCTGGTGTTTGCATATACCGATAAGGAGAAAAATCATCACGGGATCTCCGCTTTCATTGTTGAGCGTACATGGGAAGGATTTTCCTCCAAAGCAACAAAAGGTAAACTGGGAATCCGTTCAGGAAACACCGGCGAATTATTTTTTGACAATGTGAAAGTACCAAAAGAAAACCTGCTCGGTGAAGAAGGTGAAGGCTTTAAAATTGCGATGGCTTCACTGGATAACGGCCGGTTCACTGTCGCCGCCGGAGCTGTCGGGCAAATAAGAGCCTGCCTTGAGGCCAGTGTAAAATATTGCCACGAGCGTGAGACATTCGGCAAATCAATCGGCAAGCATCAGCTCGTCAAGCAAATGCTTGCCAACATGGAAGCGGGCCTTCAAATGAGCAGCCTGCTTGTTTATCGTGCCGGCGAGATGAAAAACGAAGGAAAACGAAACACCCGTGAAACGTCCCTTGCCAAGTGGCAGGCGTGTGATTTTGCGAATAAGGCTGCTGATGATGCAGTCCAGGTCCACGGGGCATATGGCTATTCCGATGAATACCCGGTTGAACGTTATTTGCGAAATTCGAAAGCACCTGTTATTTATGAAGGTACACGTGAAGTCCACACAATCATGCAGGCCGATTATGTATTAGGGTATCGACAGGATAAGCAGTTAAACAAGATGCTGCCGGCCTGGGACAAAAAATAA
- a CDS encoding IclR family transcriptional regulator: MNQSVIKALNLLNFFTIETPELTLKEIAIKAGIPKPTAYRLLSALESCDFLYKTKENEHDSRYRLGLKLLELGQIVSDQLEIRTVALPYMEQLAEEINEVIHLVIANLDEATYIEKVDSSRALRLYTRVGKSSPLYAGSGPKMLLAHMSRERQEKVLGDSKLYRLGDHEPIDKEQLLEQLNTIYQDGYAYSVGEQDADTTGISYPIYDYSNQVIAALAVSGLSSHFEGENLTFHQEKTKQTAQTISRQLGYRGPDF; the protein is encoded by the coding sequence ATGAATCAAAGTGTAATCAAAGCATTGAATCTATTAAATTTTTTTACCATCGAAACCCCGGAACTGACATTAAAAGAAATTGCTATTAAGGCGGGAATCCCGAAGCCTACTGCATACAGACTGTTATCGGCTTTGGAGTCTTGTGATTTTCTTTATAAAACGAAGGAAAACGAACATGACAGCAGGTACCGGTTAGGGTTGAAATTATTAGAGTTGGGACAGATTGTTTCCGATCAGCTGGAAATCAGAACCGTTGCACTTCCATATATGGAACAGCTGGCTGAAGAAATTAATGAGGTGATTCACCTGGTAATTGCCAACCTGGATGAGGCTACATATATTGAAAAAGTGGACAGTTCAAGAGCGTTAAGATTATATACAAGAGTTGGCAAGAGTTCGCCGCTTTATGCGGGATCAGGGCCGAAAATGCTGCTTGCCCACATGTCTCGTGAACGGCAGGAGAAAGTGTTGGGTGATTCCAAGTTGTACCGATTAGGTGACCATGAACCGATTGATAAAGAGCAATTACTAGAGCAGCTTAACACGATTTATCAGGACGGGTACGCATATAGTGTCGGGGAGCAGGATGCTGATACGACAGGGATTTCGTATCCAATCTATGATTACAGCAATCAGGTTATTGCAGCACTCGCTGTGAGTGGGCTTTCCAGTCACTTCGAAGGGGAAAACCTGACATTCCACCAGGAGAAAACAAAGCAAACCGCCCAAACGATTTCAAGGCAATTAGGGTATCGCGGACCGGACTTTTAA